The DNA window ACGTAACAATAACAATTTACCACCCTGAACACACTAGAATCTCCCAAGGAAGATAACTTTCTCTTCAGACATTGTAAATCCCACAACAACACTAATATTACAGTTTTACAACTAATATCGGAGCAGGACCAACAACACAATAAATGGGTGATAATCATCATATCATGACACACAATTGCAAATTGGGGACCCTTAAAATTAAGTATAAATGGCGCCCACGTAATTTTCCAACGGACCGGGACAACATCCATTCCATTTTCCTTCAATCCTCGGGGGACGGCTTAAGAAGTCCTGCACGAGCGGCAGCTGCATAACAAGGACCGTGGCAGAAGCGGTATCCATAAATGCGACACCCTGCATAGACCCAAAGAAGAGGTGATtctgtgtatgtgtgtgtgtgtaaattattatattatagatAGTGGAGGAAAAGTGAGAGTTCTCTTTGCGTCAAGTATTTCTGGTGTTGGCGGGAAGACGCACGGATCTCGAGGCGCGGTAAACCACGGGGCTGATTCCTTCGATACGCGAGGAAATTCGAAAGCGACGAGGCCTCAGGACCGACAGGAGTCGGGTACTTTCATTCTGAAAATCAGTGTTTGTGTCTGTGATTTGTCTATTATATGTCAACTGTCTTGTCATGATTGTCATTCGTTTGTGTTGCCAAAGTCTATCTGTGTACGACTTAACATTCTTATTAGCGGGAATTCCCAGGTTTAATTTTAGAACTTCCGGAAACTATAAACAGCTGATCATTTTGGTTGaagtttgtttatttatcaaatCCTGTAAGTATTAACAccattttatttagaaattgcttagtttttttgttaaaaaaaaggatCCTATTTATCTAtcaatctatttatttattttaaaggtttaaaacttttgtttacatataatacataggCCTAATATTATCTGCAgatcaaaaaaaattttctaatttttttattcattgtgtttaccgggacttgttaaacttttaatgtgTCTCATTTGAAGTAAACTTTAGTATAGATAAACATTCATTTGCCCTTTAAACTATTCCCCTTGCATGAACTTCTAACAATCACACGGATTTGAGAATTTTGACAGACATTGAGCAGTTGAGGTTGTACACAagtgttattttgtttgaatgtcTGTCTGTGCGTGCATTATTTAATTGAATATCTCTATTATTGACGTGAAACATGCGCTGCGTTTTAATTCAGTGAATTTACAGTGCTTtaagatattttgaataagagATACATTTCTGTGACTGGGACATTGTGGTGAAATTTTGTTGGTTTCACGGTGTATTTGTTGGACAGGTGTTTAGTGTTGTCAGTTGTAAGATGTCAAAAGTGgctgatcaaattaaaatgtcatTCGAAAATGCTAAAGATCAGGAAAGTTATCATGAAGGTTCTTTTCATGATGAAGACTACAAATTAAACTTTGCAGGTTATGTAAATCCAAATGCTAAACTTGAATCTGAAATGCAGAAAACAAGTACCCCTGCATCTGGTAAAGAACAAAACCCCTTGACCTTTCCCAATGTTAAGACAACTCTGCCTAAAAATCAATTTCCACCTCCTCCAGTTATCCCTTCTGACATGAGAAAAGGTGAATCAGTGGGAGGGGCTAAGTTTAAGACTTTCAatgattcccccccccccccccccctcagaAAGGTTACAGTGCTTACAAAGCAGGTCCAGAAGGTAATGTTACTCAGTATTATGAAGTTACTCTTGCCCAGATACCTAGAATTCCCCAATTTTCTGGTGATGGGCCCCCACAGAAAGGTGATGTTACTTATAGAGAGTGGAAGTATGAAGTTTAATGTCTTATCAATGACCCTGAGAAAAAGAAACCACAATCATTCAGAGCATTAGAAGATCTCTTAGGGGTACAGCTAAAACTATGCTCATTCCTCTTGATGAAAAAGCTACTGTCATTGAAATTCTTGACaaactgaatattttatttggtGAAGTGTCAAATAATGGCATGATAATGCAAGAATTTTTCAATACCTTTCAATTTGAGGGAGAGTGTGCTACATCATTTGGTTGTAGGTTGGAAAGCATGCTCCAAAACGCTATTGATAATGGGTACCTTAGCAAATCGTCAAAGAATGATTTGTTACGCCATAAATTTTGGACGTCGTTGAGTTCCGAACGCTTAAAGTCACAAACGCGTCACAAATATGATACGCTAAAGAACTATGACCATCTTTTACTTGAAATAAGAAAGGTTGAAAAAGAAATGGCCGTAAACAAAGCCCCTGCAGAAAAAGTAAGTACTGATTTCAAGAATTTCAGACTCCATCAACATGGTATAGCAGTGGAGGATGAAGTTGAGGAGAAAATCAACAAAAGAATTGAGAATTTGCAAACTGAATTAGAAGGTAAAATTGATGACAAATTTAATCAGATTTTGCAAAAGTTAGATGCTTCGAAAACTGATACTAGGCAAAGTTATTCAAGAGGAAGCAGCAACAGAGGCAATGGCAACTCAGGGAGAGGTGAGTATGGTAGGAGAAATTTTCAGAATAACAATTCATATAGAGGGAATCAATACAGAAGGCCATTCAATCCTAGAGGGCGAGGTATGAATAGGTCTAGTGTACAAAACCAGGACCCAAACTACTAGTGGTCTCTACTGATGGCCAAGCAGAGACCAGTAAAGTCAAAAGTAACGGCCAACATATAAATTGTGACATGATTAGTGAGTCAAATGAGGTTCAAGTAATCTTAATTGGTGAAAGAATGAATGCATTATTAGACAGTGGTTCTATGATAACAACTTTGTCtgagaaaaagtacaaaaatcTTCTAGACAAACCAGAGTTAAGAGAGTTGTCTGCCCTTGGACTGCAGATATCAGTGGCAGATGGGTCGATTCTGCAGTAATCAAAACGTGGGAGCATGTAACAGTCTTTCCGTGTTTTGGAATTCAGGACGCGCATGTCGATGCAAAACCGAAGAGACCCATCTGTTTTCCTAACTAACACTACATTAGATGAGTAATTGCTATTGGACTCTCTTATGACACCGGCTTGTAGCATTTCTTTGATATGCTCTCTAACCTCATCATACATACCAGGAGGTATTCTCCTGTATGGTAACTTAAATGGATTTTCATCCTCGAGTTTTATACttatatagattttttatcAACATGAATTTATTCAGTCATACCCAATATCGTAtttagtaattttttaaaatcattttcagtGTAATCTTGCtcacagtcaaattcatcacttTCATATAACTGTTCTTTTTCTTCCTCTTCTCTCTCTAACTCAGTGTCTTACCTTTCCTGGTCTTGCCTCTGACCTGTCTCAATACCATCTCTCTCCTATCTATCTCTCACACTTTGTCCAATTCACATAACCAGACATAATCTTCAAAAGATTTGTCATGTTAAGCGACAGTATGGACATTTCTAATAGCATCAATTCCCATGTTTGGTGTGCCGTTAAGCCATGACAGTGATCCAGGATGCAATATCCCTTGGGGATTTTTGTAGAATTCTCGACAAACCTCGCCCCACATTTTCTTTTCAATCTCATCGTATTTGAGCCATGATCTGTCCACCTGCCAAAAGTTGTGGAAAACACGATGTCTTACTTCGTCTTCATACCTTTTTCTTTTCTCCTTTTCCGTATCTGTTCTGCCCTTTCCATCAGTTTTGCGCTTTTTAACAATACTCTCTGCAGTTAGATAccatactctgtcccgagtttttgcttccaccactttttgcttgatatttcaataatagtaaatacctttgttcTCAAACTACGTTTATcaactaatatgaaaaatgtccagattatttgttttgaaacgccccctctaccgcttcaggtttcaatacacatccaaaaattgaaagtcgacggagattttgcattgcatcagccattaatatgcccggatgataatgttaaaaaattgcgcgatgcattccgagtgtattccgaatggagaaaagatgtcaacattttccattacaaatctccgtaagaaaattgtttactTTCATGTGAAATTTCTTGAgtaaaaagggataattgttcaatgaggatatcttggatatattccctttcatcgatttcagttgtatttctttcacaggtatgtgtatttttattaaaaatcatcaaaaattgaatgAAGCAATAACTTGAGACAGACAATAGTACTCAGCATGGCGGAAGTACACAATGACAAAAAGTAAGATTTAGGTAAATTTAGTTACACAAAACAGAATATGTTCAAAATTCAcctaaatgtttaaattaataacTATATTGAACAAAGTTAGTTTTaagatatataattttgaaattatttattctaattttattttttttcccgattcaataataaaaaagttattttgttaAATCTCGTTTTACACACGGCCGCCAAAAATTGGGATAGACAACTCGGTCGCTTTTGATTCGGATTGGCGTAGCCCGATGCAGTATGATATCTCATACTGCATCGGGCTAAACCAATCCGAATCAAAAGCGATTCGGACTATCGAACAGGCGTTAATTTCGCACACTGATAAactgttttgaattaaaagcaatatgagctgcaattttcatgctgaaattCTGTTTAAGGAAAATGTTATTTACTACTAAATGACTAAAATTACCGTGGTTTTTAAATGTCTGTTGGCcctatttttgtgaaaaaaagcCAATAAGAAGCTTGAATTgaagttaaattaaaaaattgtcggTCTGTACGAAAATTgaactgctatatattccttagaagagaaatctttgacaaaaatatatgatattttcaaaacttttttatcCGTAAACTTTTAGTTACATGCAAACTTCTATAAAAGAaagtttttgcagcaaaaaaaaattctaaaaaatacagctcatattgctttaactaaGGTCGAAATTGACCGGTGGTCGAAATTAGCCCGGTGTACCTTACCTATAACTGATCAATATAAATGTgaagttttaatgtttacatcAATTGTAAAGCTTCAGTTTGCCTCTTTAACAACTTATAGAACAAGTTAATAAGCCCTGTTATGCACTTAAATCAAGTATGCATGTACCTGgaaataataacatttcagttcAAGTGTAACTTAAACTCTACCATTCAATGATTGTAACAGTTATAACACATGGATCTGAAATGTGGATCACAGACTAAGATATAAAATCTTCAGTATGTTatacatttgaaaaaattcaaaatcatataATCAAAAATATTCTAGGTATACACAGAAAAGCATCAGTTTTAGAAGTCAATGTTGAAATAATTTCTTCTTCTCTTTactatttatgaaatgaaaaaagtttaaatactaTATTAGACTAAGAAATATTGTCATTGAATCAATTACCACATATAATAATACACTTTTAGTCTGCTCTCAAAGAAGACAAAAGAGTTGGCTTTGAAAAAGAGTTATACTTCATGGTAAAGCAAGATTTTTTATCCTCAACAAAACTTGACATCGTAAGATATTTCCCATAAGGATTTGAGGTTTAAGTTGAATATTAAAGTCTACAGTGTATAAATTGCAAGTTTACAAAAAAGTTTCCCTTGAAAAAGCATGAAAGATGCCAGctaacaaaattaaaactttcgTTGTAGTGTACTTGGCCATCAACACTAACTCGATCGTTTCTCGATATCTCCTGCGATATGATGAAAACTGTTTTCACGCCGTAGCAAGAATCCCCAACTGTGTGGGTGCTGTGGAAGGAACTCTTATTCCCATCAAAGGCATGAGCGGGCTAGAGGAGCCTGTATAAATATGCAGGAAAAGCTTTCGCACCTTAAATATATGGGCGGTGTTGGACGCTAGGATCAAGTTATTTTACCAATAACTGAACACGTCTTGGCAAATCGATTCGAATTCCTGtatattaattcataaaatcacATTTGTTCTGacatgtacatttatgaattttatcaaaagatTCCTACATCTCAACGCATGCATGCTTTCCGGGATCCTCCCATGATGCTTTGTTTTATCCAACTCAGGACTTTAAACACGAAAGACAACATTACCCAAGGGAGGATGGTTACTCGAGGACTCCAGGTACCCCTTGAAGGACTGGCTAATCACACCCTTTGCAACTCAAAGGAACGATAGGGAACGCAAGTTCAATGACGCATACGTGCGAATTAGGGTGGTTGCTGAAAGGGCATTTGGTGTCCAAAAATCTAGATTCAGGTACAACATGTTCTATCTTAATGTTGTCCGCTTCTCAGCTATGTTCgatacatgtagctttaaaaTATCCGAAAACTTATTATTCGTACCAtcggttttgtttttatatcaaatatttggcacacatgataaaataaccCATGGCCTAGTGGTATCACGAAGGTATTTAAAAGTACAAAAGATATAAAGTATGCGgctatttcatttaaatacttgtacCGAATATCTAATGATTTTcgtgtttttgcttttttcgAAATACCTTCtagaatgaaaattaatgattacGAGAATGATCAtcattagggccccgcaaggatttgcgggtgccctatagtaatcactctgtgcgtctctctgtctgtccgtctgtcactcttccgtccacaaattttctgtttttttctaataacttttttttatggttgcccaatcaagttcaaatttggtatggtagttcagtaggcggAAATACATATTtagatgctaagtttggttctctgtgtcttctggtttggagctggggtggtggggtagataccttaactatgcataagaatgaatgggcaaagagagataactgctgagaatgttaccattgtatactaggaatgctgtgcaatatttgtcctttgggattaattaaccttccacaggaagaaaatcttaagctttatctgtcacattgagattaattactgcactgcctgtgtctgcatatgaactttgttttgaagttaaggtcaattttgaatgatgtgtagtattgtgtacattctttgaaatatggatttaaaatataatcatactttattttggttaaaataccgtacacaatgatttatgattattttattgaattctaaaatcaagatatatataaagatatccttttccattattttattttttaaattatttattttatttttttctgccttaatgctgttaattttaacaggtaatcagataataaccccattctgtcattctgaaaaaacaaatcttattgtaaatttagatgaaaaggatgagagagtagaacaattaatcccctgggattaattatcttgcctgctgcagaaaatttagaggcttatctctatctgtcatataaagattaatgaacaccttggtctgcaactgatgtttgttttgaagttgaggtcaaccctgggtgatacaatgtatttgcattcactgaaggcttgcattttataaaacacctgtttaaatcttttttaaatacacatttaatttagtttttttataagacatgaggttatccctgttttatgcagatacaaggttactataTAGAGTTTTTGGATATTCGggaattttcttgaaattttaaaaatacagttgttacttattattttcatatttttttttaaccaccTTATATacattgcagttctttacatcttatgccgggcatttatttttcatcattgttaatataaagaggatggaattcaaagttttttttcttatctatattaattgtcatagcggggcccttcctgactggttaGTTTTCTAGTTTTTACCCTTTTCGAACAAGGTGGCTTCAGTTCTCAGGAGGATCTTGCAATTCTCCCCTCTAAAATGCTCCAGGGTTATTGAGACCTGGTTCAGGCTCCACAGCATGGCCATCGACTAAAGGGTTCCACCGAAGGAAGGGAATTGTAAACGTTAACCACAACGCTATCTGCAATGACATTGCACCAGCTACAGCTCAACAAATAAGACAGTGTATTGCAGAACTTTTAAGAAAAtcattatacattatatttccAGTTAAGCTTACAATGCTGTAGCAATGCTTTCAAGTGCAGCTGCTTTCCTTGTTTCGACTGCATTCATCTGTCTCTTAACTTCTACCAGCCTCATCAGAGCTTGATATCCTATGTTCGTTGAGCTACATCTCAACAAATAAGACAGTGTATTGCAGAACttttatgaaaatcattatacattatatttccAGTTAAGCTTACAATGCTGTAGCAATGCTTTCAAGTGCAGCTGCTTTCCTTGTTTCGACTGCATTCCCCTGTCTCTTAACTTCTACCAGCCTCATCAGAGCTTGATATCCTATGTTCGTTTTTTTCCTAGCTCTAAAAATCACATTCTATTACATATCGCCTTTCGGCTCTACGAGGGTATCATGTAGCATTATCTCCGAGTGCAGCGAGGCGTTACTCAAttcaaagaagttaaaaaatgaccTGTGTGACGTAAACACACCTGTGGTCAGTGGTATATAAAGCACAGCTCCACGTGCCGAAATCATTCTTTTTCTCTGAGCGGCGTGTGTTTATACCTGTACAACAGGTGAACATCTTATAACGGTGTGTATTAAAACTTAGAACGTTGTTCAGGTTTCTTGTCTTGTTTTCTGCTGTAAAACAGCTAc is part of the Crassostrea angulata isolate pt1a10 chromosome 3, ASM2561291v2, whole genome shotgun sequence genome and encodes:
- the LOC128176959 gene encoding LOW QUALITY PROTEIN: uncharacterized protein LOC128176959 (The sequence of the model RefSeq protein was modified relative to this genomic sequence to represent the inferred CDS: inserted 1 base in 1 codon; substituted 1 base at 1 genomic stop codon) → MSKVADQIKMSFENAKDQESYHEGSFHDEDYKLNFAGYKGYSAYKAGPEGNVTQYYEVTLAQIPRIPQFSGDGPPQKGDVTYREWKYEVXCLINDPEXKETTIIQSIRRSLRGTAKTMLIPLDEKATVIEILDKLNILFGEVSNNGMIMQEFFNTFQFEGECATSFGCRLESMLQNAIDNGYLSKSSKNDLLRHKFWTSLSSERLKSQTRHKYDTLKNYDHLLLEIRKVEKEMAVNKAPAEKVSTDFKNFRLHQHGIAVEDEVEEKINKRIENLQTELEGKIDDKFNQILQKLDASKTDTRQSYSRGSSNRGNGNSGRGEYGRRNFQNNNSYRGNQYRRPFNPRGRGMNRSSVQNQDPNY